In the Aulosira sp. FACHB-615 genome, one interval contains:
- a CDS encoding dynamin family protein — MTDEKVPEQIEVILRSDEQLEFIQQVLQRSEISHSLQFELQQQIDKIKQRQKDTNLYLAVIGEFSSGKSTFINALLKDDLLKTSALVATAAATKICYGNELKVEVNFSGSRAGVIKTQGSNGVVNLPWLSNSQTVDIRRFIHLLTSDEEVATDVVDITIEHPASFLTNKIIIIDTPGTNAENIRHGAITQRVVRQEADLAIIIVPATMPLSQTLSDFIANSLKEYLHRCIFLVSRMDAIKPQQQNSLLQDLRSRLVDKLGISTPVLHSCSAQIALDMWTGNEPVSEHLQVWQERFIALEKMIIARLSRERTLSIAESLIRLLSQLFEQLNTHLRSQWQKYENAQLKIKQEMIPNLPEFTIEQYGICEKQLRNSIATYLLKTTNCVDARKENITKKIRTELFSATTEDALKKFLQSQAEKLLKESQKQLQQDLQPLTEKLSADAIAVGKIFDQKFAQVYRNLQAIGGKVEASNNISYNFQVNTSNVAVSAQSLTQKLDSSDGTKLGLSAAAGAVVGSVLLPVPGLGTLVGLAVGSWASRFFMPSLDERKQKLWEQLTPGLTSYFDAVKNQTYQDAITYTQSLETSLKQRIDSYIETYKTITENILQEHKIELERLNQFQELTQRDLTEIERRQNRLAEQLQKIAAINL; from the coding sequence ATGACCGATGAAAAAGTACCAGAACAGATAGAGGTTATTCTCAGAAGTGACGAACAACTAGAATTTATCCAGCAAGTGCTTCAAAGATCAGAAATTTCGCATTCGTTACAGTTTGAACTTCAACAACAAATTGACAAAATCAAGCAGCGACAAAAAGATACAAACTTATACTTAGCTGTTATTGGTGAGTTTTCTAGTGGAAAAAGTACATTTATTAATGCGTTATTAAAAGATGATTTGCTGAAAACTTCTGCTTTAGTTGCAACAGCAGCAGCCACAAAAATCTGTTATGGTAATGAGCTAAAAGTAGAAGTAAATTTTTCTGGTTCTCGCGCAGGTGTAATCAAAACTCAAGGTAGTAATGGAGTTGTAAATTTACCTTGGCTTTCTAATTCTCAAACAGTAGATATTAGACGATTTATTCATTTGCTCACCTCAGATGAAGAAGTAGCTACAGATGTTGTAGATATAACAATCGAACATCCCGCCTCTTTCCTAACTAATAAAATCATCATTATTGATACCCCTGGGACTAATGCCGAAAATATCAGACATGGAGCTATTACACAAAGGGTAGTTCGGCAGGAAGCTGACTTGGCAATCATTATTGTGCCAGCAACAATGCCACTATCTCAGACTTTAAGTGATTTTATCGCCAACTCATTAAAAGAATATCTGCATCGATGTATTTTTTTAGTGAGTCGTATGGATGCAATCAAACCTCAACAACAAAATTCGCTATTACAAGATTTGCGCTCTCGACTGGTTGATAAACTTGGTATCTCTACACCTGTGCTTCATTCATGTTCAGCACAAATAGCATTAGATATGTGGACTGGAAACGAACCAGTATCAGAACACTTACAAGTTTGGCAAGAGCGATTCATTGCATTAGAAAAAATGATTATTGCTCGTCTGAGCAGAGAAAGAACTCTCAGCATTGCTGAAAGCTTGATACGTCTTTTATCGCAACTTTTTGAACAACTCAATACTCACCTGAGATCGCAATGGCAAAAATATGAAAATGCTCAGTTAAAAATCAAACAAGAAATGATTCCAAATTTGCCTGAATTTACTATAGAACAATACGGAATTTGTGAAAAACAACTGAGAAATTCTATTGCAACATACCTATTAAAAACAACCAATTGTGTAGATGCACGTAAAGAAAACATTACCAAGAAAATCCGTACTGAATTATTTAGTGCTACAACCGAAGATGCACTCAAAAAATTTCTTCAGTCTCAAGCAGAAAAGCTCTTAAAAGAAAGTCAAAAGCAACTTCAGCAAGATTTACAACCTTTAACCGAGAAGCTGTCCGCAGATGCGATCGCAGTAGGCAAAATATTTGATCAAAAATTTGCACAAGTATATCGTAATCTTCAAGCAATTGGAGGCAAAGTAGAAGCCAGCAATAATATCAGCTATAACTTTCAAGTCAATACTTCTAACGTTGCTGTGTCTGCACAATCCCTAACTCAAAAACTAGATAGCAGTGATGGTACAAAACTAGGTTTGAGTGCGGCAGCTGGCGCTGTAGTAGGTAGTGTATTACTACCAGTTCCAGGTTTGGGAACACTTGTCGGATTAGCCGTTGGCTCGTGGGCATCACGATTTTTTATGCCCTCATTAGATGAGCGTAAACAAAAGCTTTGGGAACAGTTAACACCGGGACTGACTTCATATTTTGACGCAGTCAAAAACCAAACTTATCAAGATGCGATCACCTACACTCAAAGCCTAGAAACTTCTCTCAAACAACGAATAGATTCTTACATCGAAACATATAAGACAATTACTGAAAATATTCTGCAAGAACACAAAATTGAATTAGAACGTTTGAATCAATTCCAGGAATTAACTCAAAGGGATTTGACTGAAATCGAAAGGCGGCAGAACCGCCTAGCGGAACAACTACAAAAAATAGCAGCAATCAATTTGTAA
- a CDS encoding dynamin family protein → MFDDIFSTLQKKTSEFIADSEQNETEENLPPLALNIQADEEDIEINSNTQFEAKNNSTTQSEELFSSETSDNNEQTSSQQQEPYQLISPRTLNKMTNVDEHIEFWIESCLKLAETISCHEIMTALTELDVRWEFPGFRLAFVGEFSRGKSTLINRLLERDLLPVGAMPTTGTLISIVPGTTEKMEVRTPDQGWVVRPIEESSWNDLLATEENKDNQEQLTHVRLTLDDPWLRTIDVELIDTPGAGDLNSNRTALLCDLLSQCDAAVILVSATLPFSITEATFLEQEVLGKHIPNVLVAVSKFDTVAQEQKFELLQVIRDRIKEVSTKVPIIPIHPLNPDGSEIDALAKVRTHIESMVEKGERRIWRSRKVAGQLIDYLNQMVDLSEAAIKSVQMSVAEKEQALRQAQQERANTELYWEDIRLNLDDRRLQHTQRLKQKVLQAKEELTEVYSFELKKVKDLKSWWERDLPFQLRRELLILGNQLSEEIFNELSQDFEWMQKEVAQKFSRQLVRNSSDSSSTVNVDLRLSQLELTDIRHYALLTGLASSATTICGYIFGGPGGVVISTVAWVLSDQFINQKTDEQRQRLSEELVLNIERITDDYFHRLSERLRELYNQLIAEIKNEQKVWQSAWESTLKKSTNIQDISHYTQLIEQASQLKQEIRTVLSH, encoded by the coding sequence ATGTTTGACGATATTTTTTCAACACTTCAGAAAAAAACATCTGAATTTATAGCAGATAGTGAACAAAATGAAACTGAAGAAAATTTACCTCCTTTGGCTCTAAACATCCAAGCTGATGAAGAAGACATAGAAATTAATTCTAATACTCAATTTGAGGCAAAAAATAATTCTACTACACAATCAGAAGAATTATTTAGTTCAGAAACCTCAGACAATAATGAGCAAACTAGTAGCCAACAACAAGAACCATATCAATTAATATCACCTCGTACCTTAAACAAAATGACTAATGTAGACGAGCATATCGAGTTTTGGATTGAAAGTTGTTTGAAGTTAGCCGAAACTATATCTTGTCATGAAATCATGACAGCATTAACCGAGCTTGATGTGCGATGGGAGTTTCCTGGTTTTCGTCTAGCATTTGTTGGTGAATTTAGTCGTGGTAAAAGTACCTTAATTAATCGCTTACTAGAGCGTGATTTACTACCTGTCGGAGCTATGCCGACAACTGGCACGTTAATTTCAATCGTTCCTGGAACTACAGAAAAAATGGAAGTTCGGACACCCGATCAAGGATGGGTAGTTAGGCCAATAGAAGAATCATCTTGGAATGATTTGTTAGCAACAGAAGAAAATAAAGATAACCAAGAACAATTAACCCACGTCCGTTTGACTTTAGATGATCCGTGGCTACGAACTATTGATGTCGAATTAATCGACACACCAGGCGCGGGAGATTTAAACAGTAATCGCACTGCTTTACTTTGTGACTTATTAAGTCAATGTGATGCGGCTGTCATTTTAGTAAGTGCAACACTACCTTTTAGCATCACAGAAGCTACTTTTTTAGAACAAGAAGTACTAGGTAAACATATTCCTAATGTCCTTGTAGCCGTCTCAAAATTTGATACAGTGGCTCAAGAGCAAAAATTTGAGTTACTTCAGGTGATCCGCGATCGCATCAAGGAAGTTTCGACAAAAGTTCCCATTATTCCCATACATCCGCTTAATCCTGATGGATCTGAAATTGATGCCTTGGCAAAAGTTAGAACTCATATTGAATCAATGGTAGAGAAAGGAGAACGGAGAATTTGGCGCAGTCGAAAAGTAGCAGGACAGTTAATAGATTATCTCAATCAGATGGTTGATTTGAGTGAAGCAGCAATTAAGTCCGTTCAAATGAGTGTCGCAGAAAAAGAACAAGCTCTTCGTCAAGCACAACAAGAAAGAGCAAATACAGAGCTTTATTGGGAAGATATTCGCTTAAATTTAGATGATCGTCGGCTGCAACATACCCAAAGATTAAAACAAAAAGTTTTGCAAGCAAAAGAAGAATTAACCGAAGTTTACTCTTTTGAATTAAAGAAAGTAAAAGATTTAAAAAGTTGGTGGGAGCGAGATTTACCTTTTCAACTGAGACGAGAACTACTAATTTTAGGGAACCAATTGAGTGAAGAAATTTTCAATGAACTTTCCCAAGATTTTGAATGGATGCAGAAGGAAGTCGCTCAAAAATTCTCTAGACAACTTGTTCGTAATAGTTCAGATTCATCATCAACTGTAAACGTTGATCTGCGTTTGAGCCAGTTGGAATTAACAGATATACGCCATTACGCCCTCCTTACAGGACTAGCAAGCAGCGCAACTACAATTTGTGGCTATATTTTTGGTGGGCCTGGTGGTGTAGTCATCAGTACTGTTGCATGGGTTCTCAGCGATCAGTTTATTAATCAAAAAACAGACGAGCAAAGACAACGCTTATCAGAAGAATTAGTACTTAACATTGAGCGAATAACTGATGATTATTTTCATCGTTTATCAGAGCGGTTAAGAGAGCTTTATAACCAACTGATAGCAGAAATAAAAAATGAACAAAAAGTTTGGCAATCTGCTTGGGAATCTACTCTGAAAAAAAGCACGAATATACAAGATATTAGTCACTATACTCAGTTAATTGAGCAGGCATCTCAACTCAAGCAAGAAATTCGTACAGTTTTATCTCACTAA
- a CDS encoding dynamin family protein: MNQTVYKQYEAFQEKRKTLVALIRELQGVLHSLDMNDVENNIKQLQIIVQSDSFKVLVIGEFKRGKSTFINAMLGDEILPAYARPCTAIINEVKWGEAQRVLLHYAQTDDSQNLQPQEVSVDKLEEYVVIQDDVSELHGNRYDKVELFWPLKLCENGVEIIDSPGLNEHDIRQKVTIDYLSRVDAILFVLSCEALASKSELDVIDNILKPTGHEDIFFICNRFNMIRAKEREDVKQYGISRLAPRTKRGAERVFFISALDALEGRIEDDAERVTKSGMLQVEQELERFLANERGKIKILRPAREVQTAIKAARDTIPQRHAMLNIDLKTLEARLEGAREPLNRLKKEQEQIVTRINNFCGDIRMTVSAEGCSFYRSLPDKVNEWIKKFETKTSVNLMSLEGAKPQVERLVQEIVTHLTSQVESEFLAWQNSTLQPIISQRLEILLQELDDRAKNFVDKIDDIKFQVSGSSVIADDMGPRKVGALERVLSAAGGLVLGGFFLGGGMAAIGATFGYQEMLKSIIPQLVLGIGTVVLVGLNPWVLIPIMFGGGVVQGFITSKATTNKVKEEVGKRFAASLRDSAQQRGYEVADAVVIKLHEIRDAVNQGLGKEIQSVADQVNSIVSEKQKGQANVDQKLRELDGLRREIDVIDSELDTLIIEIAMPT, translated from the coding sequence ATGAATCAAACTGTTTATAAACAATACGAAGCATTTCAAGAAAAGCGGAAGACTCTCGTAGCTCTAATTAGGGAACTTCAAGGAGTCCTGCATTCTCTAGATATGAATGATGTAGAAAATAATATCAAGCAATTACAAATTATAGTTCAGTCAGACAGTTTTAAAGTGCTAGTAATTGGTGAGTTTAAACGCGGGAAAAGTACTTTTATTAATGCCATGCTTGGTGATGAAATTTTGCCAGCTTATGCTAGACCATGTACGGCTATTATTAATGAAGTTAAATGGGGAGAAGCTCAACGCGTTTTACTTCATTATGCCCAGACTGATGATAGTCAAAATTTGCAGCCTCAAGAAGTTTCTGTAGATAAACTTGAAGAGTACGTTGTTATTCAAGATGATGTTAGTGAACTGCATGGCAATCGTTACGATAAAGTAGAACTTTTTTGGCCATTAAAGCTTTGTGAAAATGGTGTAGAAATTATTGATTCTCCAGGATTAAATGAGCATGACATTCGTCAAAAAGTTACGATAGATTATTTGTCTCGTGTTGATGCAATTTTGTTTGTACTTTCCTGTGAAGCATTAGCTTCAAAGTCAGAATTAGATGTTATAGATAATATCTTAAAACCTACAGGACACGAAGATATTTTCTTCATCTGCAACCGCTTTAACATGATTCGAGCGAAAGAGCGGGAAGATGTTAAGCAATATGGTATTTCTCGATTAGCTCCTAGAACTAAACGTGGTGCAGAACGAGTCTTTTTCATCAGTGCCTTGGATGCTTTAGAGGGAAGAATTGAAGACGACGCAGAACGAGTTACTAAGTCTGGTATGTTGCAAGTAGAACAAGAGTTAGAAAGATTTTTGGCTAACGAAAGAGGAAAAATTAAAATCCTCCGTCCAGCGCGAGAAGTACAAACTGCCATTAAAGCAGCACGAGACACTATTCCTCAACGACATGCAATGTTGAACATTGATTTGAAGACTTTAGAAGCCAGGCTAGAAGGTGCTAGAGAACCTTTAAATCGTCTCAAAAAAGAACAAGAGCAAATAGTTACACGGATCAATAATTTTTGTGGCGATATCAGAATGACTGTGAGTGCGGAGGGGTGCAGTTTTTACCGGAGCTTACCTGATAAAGTTAATGAATGGATTAAGAAATTTGAAACCAAAACTTCTGTAAACTTAATGTCTCTTGAGGGTGCAAAACCTCAAGTTGAAAGATTAGTGCAAGAAATTGTCACACATCTTACTAGCCAAGTTGAAAGTGAGTTTTTGGCATGGCAAAATAGCACACTACAACCGATTATTAGTCAACGTTTAGAAATTCTTTTACAAGAATTAGATGACCGAGCTAAGAATTTTGTTGACAAAATTGATGATATAAAATTTCAAGTTTCTGGTAGCTCTGTAATTGCCGATGATATGGGGCCGCGAAAAGTTGGTGCTTTAGAACGTGTTTTATCTGCTGCTGGTGGGTTGGTTTTAGGAGGTTTTTTTCTGGGCGGAGGTATGGCGGCTATCGGTGCTACCTTTGGCTATCAGGAAATGCTAAAAAGCATTATTCCCCAATTAGTTCTTGGTATCGGAACAGTTGTTTTAGTTGGGCTGAATCCTTGGGTATTAATTCCAATTATGTTTGGAGGAGGAGTAGTTCAAGGTTTTATTACCTCTAAGGCTACTACTAATAAAGTTAAAGAAGAAGTCGGTAAGAGGTTTGCTGCTTCGCTTCGGGATTCGGCTCAACAGCGTGGCTATGAAGTGGCTGACGCAGTTGTTATCAAATTACATGAGATTAGAGATGCTGTCAATCAAGGATTAGGAAAAGAAATTCAGAGTGTTGCAGATCAAGTCAACTCCATTGTTTCTGAGAAGCAAAAAGGTCAAGCTAATGTTGATCAAAAGCTAAGAGAATTAGATGGTCTGAGAAGAGAAATAGATGTAATTGACAGTGAGTTAGATACTCTAATTATTGAAATTGCAATGCCTACTTAG
- the murG gene encoding undecaprenyldiphospho-muramoylpentapeptide beta-N-acetylglucosaminyltransferase: protein MTNAPIRLLIAASGTGGHLFPAIALAEKLPNYEIEWLGVPNRLETQLVPKQYPLNIIEVEGFQQGFGLASLKILGKLTGSIIEVRRILKQGKFQGVFTTGGYIAGPAVIAARSLGLPVVFHESNALPGKVTRFFGPWCNAMALGFEAAAKYLPKAKNVCVGTPVRSQFLAAAVPPLDLNIPENAPLIVVFGGSQGAVAVNKFVRQAASAWLDTGAYIVHLTGDRDPDAGIFKHPQYIELPFYDNMAALLRRATLAISRSGAGSLTELAVCGKPAILIPYPFAAEDHQSYNAEVFTKAGAAITDKQSELTAEKLQTQVLELLQNPAELTKMGENAKAIAVPDSADKLASLLREVLET, encoded by the coding sequence ATGACAAACGCACCGATAAGATTACTCATAGCTGCCAGTGGGACTGGTGGACATTTGTTTCCGGCGATCGCACTGGCAGAAAAACTGCCAAACTATGAAATTGAATGGTTGGGTGTGCCGAATCGACTAGAAACGCAACTTGTTCCCAAACAGTATCCCTTGAATATTATTGAAGTTGAAGGGTTCCAGCAAGGGTTCGGACTTGCATCTCTAAAGATTTTGGGTAAACTCACTGGTTCGATTATAGAAGTTCGACGAATTCTCAAACAGGGGAAATTTCAAGGGGTGTTTACTACAGGCGGTTATATTGCGGGGCCTGCGGTAATTGCGGCGCGTTCTTTGGGTTTACCTGTAGTTTTTCACGAATCTAACGCTTTACCAGGAAAAGTAACAAGGTTTTTTGGCCCTTGGTGCAATGCAATGGCGCTGGGGTTTGAAGCGGCTGCTAAGTATTTACCCAAAGCGAAAAATGTTTGTGTTGGTACACCAGTGCGATCGCAATTTTTAGCAGCAGCAGTTCCCCCGCTCGATTTAAATATTCCTGAGAATGCACCGTTAATTGTGGTTTTTGGGGGTAGTCAAGGCGCTGTGGCGGTGAATAAATTCGTCCGTCAAGCGGCGAGTGCTTGGTTAGATACTGGTGCTTATATTGTGCATTTAACAGGCGATCGCGATCCCGATGCCGGGATTTTTAAACATCCGCAATATATAGAGTTACCTTTTTATGACAATATGGCGGCGCTGTTGCGACGTGCAACTTTAGCAATTAGTCGTTCTGGTGCTGGTAGCTTAACAGAATTAGCCGTGTGTGGTAAACCCGCAATTTTGATTCCTTACCCCTTTGCGGCGGAAGATCATCAATCTTATAACGCCGAGGTATTTACCAAAGCTGGCGCAGCAATTACTGACAAACAATCAGAGTTAACCGCCGAAAAATTGCAAACTCAAGTTTTAGAGTTATTGCAAAATCCCGCCGAGTTAACCAAGATGGGGGAAAATGCCAAAGCGATCGCAGTTCCTGATAGTGCGGATAAATTGGCTTCTCTGTTGCGAGAAGTGCTGGAAACTTAA
- a CDS encoding nuclear transport factor 2 family protein, with the protein MTNIIPIFRKRQPRFLTPSWLLLSLLTLGLTSGLHSVQAATPQAPPAELNNLLTQIDTAASKGNAQAVLQFYSPNFTNGDGLNRTNLEKALVTLWKQYPQLRYTTKLQSWKSEGNAIIAETVTNISSAPSTNANNLALNATITSRQRIAGGKIVSQDILGERTLITRGNQPPQLDVKLPQQVKVGQQYSFDAIVKEPLGEDFLLGAATEEPVKIEKYLNPAPLDLQLLTSGGIFKVGRAPATPGNQWVSAVVVRGEGITMVSQRLRVVK; encoded by the coding sequence ATGACTAACATTATTCCTATATTCCGCAAACGCCAACCCCGATTTTTAACTCCAAGTTGGCTGTTATTATCGCTACTCACACTTGGTTTAACTAGCGGTTTACACAGTGTGCAAGCCGCTACTCCCCAAGCTCCACCAGCAGAACTAAATAATTTACTAACGCAAATTGATACAGCTGCTAGTAAAGGCAATGCTCAAGCCGTACTTCAATTCTATAGTCCCAATTTTACCAATGGAGATGGCTTAAACCGTACAAACTTGGAAAAAGCCCTGGTGACTCTTTGGAAACAATACCCCCAATTACGCTACACCACAAAGCTGCAATCTTGGAAATCAGAAGGTAATGCCATTATTGCCGAAACTGTTACTAACATTTCTAGCGCCCCATCCACTAACGCTAATAATTTGGCGCTAAATGCCACAATTACATCCCGTCAAAGAATTGCAGGCGGCAAAATTGTCAGTCAAGACATCTTAGGCGAACGGACTCTGATTACTAGAGGTAATCAGCCACCCCAACTTGATGTTAAATTACCTCAGCAGGTAAAAGTTGGGCAGCAGTATAGTTTTGATGCCATTGTGAAAGAACCATTGGGAGAAGATTTTCTGCTAGGAGCAGCCACGGAAGAACCAGTCAAAATCGAAAAATATCTCAACCCCGCACCTTTAGATTTGCAATTACTCACATCCGGCGGTATTTTTAAGGTTGGACGCGCACCTGCTACACCCGGTAATCAATGGGTTTCCGCCGTGGTTGTTCGCGGTGAAGGAATCACAATGGTAAGTCAGCGTTTAAGAGTAGTGAAATGA
- a CDS encoding SDR family oxidoreductase encodes MISLQNQIVLITGASSGIGTACAKVFAGAGAKLILAARRLERLQQLADSLNQEFGTATHLLQLDVRDRPAVESAINNLPAEWSNIDILINNAGLSRSLDKLHEGDFQDWEEMIDTNIKGLLYLTRYVVPGMVSRGRGHIVNLGSIAGHQTYPGGNVYCATKAAVKAISEGLKQDLLGTPVRVTSVDPGMVETEFSEVRFHGDTERAKRVYQGVNPLTADDIADVIFFCTTRSPHVNINEVILMPVNQASATLVHRHN; translated from the coding sequence ATGATTTCCCTACAAAATCAAATTGTGTTAATTACTGGCGCAAGCAGTGGAATTGGTACTGCTTGTGCCAAAGTTTTTGCAGGTGCTGGTGCAAAGTTGATTTTAGCGGCGCGACGGCTAGAACGTTTGCAGCAGTTAGCAGACAGCTTAAACCAAGAATTTGGTACAGCCACTCATTTATTACAGCTAGATGTGCGCGATCGCCCTGCGGTAGAATCAGCAATCAATAATCTGCCTGCTGAATGGTCGAATATAGATATTCTCATCAACAATGCCGGTTTGAGTCGCAGTTTAGATAAGTTGCACGAAGGCGACTTTCAAGACTGGGAAGAAATGATTGATACCAATATCAAAGGTTTGCTTTACCTCACCCGCTACGTCGTTCCCGGAATGGTCAGCCGTGGTCGTGGTCATATCGTCAATCTTGGTTCCATCGCCGGACATCAAACTTACCCTGGTGGTAATGTTTACTGTGCAACAAAAGCTGCTGTTAAAGCCATTTCCGAAGGTTTAAAACAAGACTTGTTAGGTACTCCAGTCCGCGTCACTTCTGTTGATCCTGGGATGGTAGAAACAGAATTTAGTGAAGTGCGGTTTCATGGCGACACAGAACGCGCCAAGCGAGTTTATCAAGGCGTAAATCCCTTAACGGCTGATGATATTGCTGATGTGATATTTTTCTGCACCACGCGATCGCCCCACGTTAACATTAACGAAGTCATCCTTATGCCAGTAAATCAAGCCAGCGCCACTCTCGTTCATCGTCATAATTAG
- a CDS encoding DUF4870 domain-containing protein, whose translation MQVSYDSDKRKLLSSLCHGAIFFSTALFSVGVPIVINIISDDPVVKSNAKESINFHFNVWFWATVVGVPIAVLSWLTFGIGGILFFPVVAFGFLLHWGLTIVALLHCFSNPDEPFRYPFIFRVF comes from the coding sequence ATGCAAGTTTCATACGATTCTGATAAGCGCAAGTTGCTATCATCTCTGTGTCATGGGGCGATTTTTTTTAGTACGGCGTTGTTTTCAGTTGGTGTGCCGATTGTTATTAACATTATCTCGGATGACCCAGTTGTTAAAAGTAACGCTAAGGAATCAATTAATTTTCACTTCAATGTTTGGTTTTGGGCAACTGTAGTTGGTGTACCCATTGCTGTTTTATCTTGGCTGACTTTTGGTATTGGTGGAATTTTGTTTTTTCCCGTTGTCGCTTTTGGCTTTTTATTACATTGGGGATTAACAATTGTTGCACTTTTACACTGTTTCAGTAATCCTGATGAACCTTTCCGTTATCCGTTTATTTTCCGAGTTTTCTAA
- a CDS encoding Uma2 family endonuclease, with amino-acid sequence MYQTDPPRPPKEFLPTMYDLKSEDPEEPGLPDQFHLLQPRLLDETFRPPNYPSDQVFTASDLNLYYDLHHPLWYKRPDWFAVVGGSRLYEQRDLRLSYVVWQEGVNPFIVIELLSPGTEKEDLGQTLRDIEQPPTKWQVYEQVLRIPYYAIFDRYKYELKIFKLNGGHYTEVALTEPRFWIPELELGLAIWQGCYQSAEQPWLRWYDHRGNWVLTPTEQESQQVQYERQRAEQERQKTERLIAQLRSLGVEPDLD; translated from the coding sequence ATGTATCAAACTGACCCACCCCGCCCTCCCAAAGAATTCTTACCCACGATGTATGATCTCAAAAGTGAAGATCCAGAGGAACCTGGTTTGCCAGATCAGTTTCATTTATTACAACCACGCTTGTTAGACGAAACATTTCGTCCGCCAAATTACCCCAGCGACCAAGTATTTACCGCTAGTGACTTAAACTTATATTACGATTTGCATCATCCACTGTGGTACAAGCGACCAGATTGGTTTGCAGTTGTGGGTGGTTCGCGGCTTTACGAACAAAGAGATTTGCGTTTAAGTTATGTGGTTTGGCAAGAGGGAGTAAACCCCTTTATTGTGATTGAATTGCTGTCTCCTGGTACAGAAAAAGAAGATTTAGGTCAAACCTTGCGAGACATAGAACAACCGCCTACAAAATGGCAAGTTTATGAACAAGTTTTGCGAATTCCTTATTACGCAATTTTCGATCGCTACAAATATGAGTTAAAAATCTTTAAATTAAATGGTGGTCATTATACTGAAGTAGCTTTAACAGAACCACGCTTTTGGATACCAGAATTAGAATTAGGCTTGGCTATATGGCAAGGTTGCTATCAAAGTGCTGAACAGCCTTGGTTACGTTGGTATGATCATCGAGGCAATTGGGTATTGACTCCGACTGAACAAGAAAGTCAACAAGTACAATACGAAAGACAACGCGCCGAACAGGAACGACAAAAAACAGAAAGATTAATTGCACAATTGCGATCGCTTGGCGTTGAACCTGATTTAGACTGA
- a CDS encoding phosphorylase has product MLKGEIFLKTGTLWTSVKETTLHALKCGALLSTPTEFEFVEQDGVNYLVRILSNLTRKDAAKKQQDKQTTAGKDFNPFLPYEQDLFVAEISDTHVCILNKFNVVDYHLLLITRAFEEQESLLTPEDFAALLACLGEFEGLAFYNSGKIAGASQRHKHLQIVPLPLAPAGVQIPIQPLFASAELKDGVGKISQLPFVNAFATLDPNWLESPLTSAEAIWQVYHNLLSAVGIEIVDSQTPSGAYNLLATKEWMLIVPRSQEKYQSISVNSLGFAGALLVRNEQEMQLLKNTGPMNILKEVAVQESIVNTNLSTKNHFTVLDS; this is encoded by the coding sequence ATGCTCAAGGGAGAAATTTTCCTGAAAACTGGCACTTTATGGACAAGTGTCAAAGAAACTACGTTACATGCTCTCAAATGTGGGGCATTGCTTTCTACTCCAACAGAATTTGAATTTGTTGAGCAAGACGGCGTTAACTATCTAGTCCGAATTTTATCGAACCTAACCCGCAAAGACGCAGCCAAGAAACAGCAAGATAAACAAACCACTGCTGGTAAGGATTTCAACCCTTTCCTTCCCTATGAACAAGATTTATTTGTGGCGGAAATTTCCGATACTCATGTCTGTATTTTGAACAAATTCAACGTTGTTGACTATCATCTACTCCTCATTACCCGCGCTTTTGAAGAACAAGAAAGCCTACTCACCCCAGAAGATTTTGCGGCGTTATTGGCTTGTTTAGGTGAGTTTGAAGGTTTAGCTTTTTACAACAGTGGTAAAATCGCAGGTGCGAGTCAGCGACACAAACATTTACAGATAGTACCTTTGCCACTCGCTCCTGCTGGAGTACAGATACCTATTCAACCATTATTCGCATCAGCAGAATTGAAAGATGGTGTAGGAAAAATATCGCAACTACCGTTTGTTAATGCTTTTGCCACTTTAGATCCAAATTGGCTAGAATCTCCGTTAACCTCAGCAGAAGCTATTTGGCAGGTATATCACAATTTGTTAAGTGCTGTGGGGATAGAAATAGTTGATAGTCAAACACCATCTGGAGCTTACAACTTACTAGCAACTAAAGAATGGATGTTAATCGTACCGCGATCGCAAGAAAAATACCAATCAATTTCTGTTAACTCATTAGGATTCGCTGGTGCTTTACTAGTACGAAATGAACAAGAAATGCAACTCCTCAAAAACACAGGCCCAATGAACATCTTGAAAGAAGTGGCTGTCCAAGAATCAATAGTCAATACTAATTTAAGTACTAAAAATCACTTTACCGTTTTGGACAGCTAA